The Faecalibacter sp. LW9 genome has a segment encoding these proteins:
- a CDS encoding IS110 family transposase yields the protein MNEKINYCGIDVSNETLDLYFKNKEGIEQHLQVSNTLTGFRKLLKEAGNNTHFVMEATGVYHLNLIFFLNEKKCCFSVVNALQIKRYIQMHLERNKSDKKDAKRIYEYGCDREPEKYTMPDSSYFECRSLNNSIHDLTKEITKFSNQIHSLKKCPFNAKKIEKSFLKIIKFLKEEKSKLELELHTKLVEWDEETLHLISSVKGIGKRSAAEIMVYTQSFKDMESYKQLISYAGLSPTEYRSGSSIRGRVRICKQGGKQLRNMLYMCALNAKKSNGYCRALYDRLVEKGKNKKAALIAVCNKLLKLVFGVVKNKTFYHENFVVKID from the coding sequence ATGAATGAAAAAATCAACTATTGTGGTATTGATGTATCAAATGAAACGTTAGATCTTTATTTTAAAAATAAGGAAGGAATAGAACAACATTTACAAGTTTCCAATACGTTAACTGGATTTAGAAAACTTCTAAAAGAAGCAGGAAATAATACACATTTCGTAATGGAAGCAACAGGAGTTTATCATTTGAATTTAATATTCTTTTTGAATGAAAAAAAATGTTGTTTTAGTGTTGTAAATGCGCTTCAAATCAAGCGTTATATTCAGATGCATTTAGAACGTAATAAATCGGATAAAAAAGATGCGAAAAGGATTTATGAATATGGCTGTGATCGTGAACCAGAAAAATACACAATGCCCGATTCATCGTACTTTGAATGTCGCTCGTTAAATAATTCGATCCATGATTTAACCAAGGAAATCACAAAATTTAGTAATCAAATTCATAGTCTAAAGAAGTGTCCATTTAATGCAAAAAAGATAGAAAAAAGCTTCCTTAAGATCATCAAATTCTTAAAAGAAGAGAAGTCGAAATTAGAGCTTGAATTGCATACCAAATTGGTAGAATGGGATGAAGAAACACTCCACTTAATAAGCAGTGTGAAAGGAATAGGAAAGCGATCAGCAGCAGAAATAATGGTTTATACGCAAAGTTTTAAAGACATGGAATCCTATAAACAATTAATCTCTTATGCAGGATTAAGTCCGACCGAATATCGAAGTGGAAGTAGTATTCGAGGTCGAGTACGAATATGTAAACAAGGAGGTAAACAACTAAGAAATATGTTGTATATGTGTGCCTTGAATGCTAAGAAAAGTAATGGTTATTGTCGTGCATTATATGATCGATTAGTAGAGAAAGGAAAGAACAAAAAAGCAGCGTTAATCGCAGTGTGCAATAAGCTGCTTAAATTAGTATTTGGAGTGGTAAAAAATAAAACATTTTACCATGAAAATTTTGTTGTAAAAATTGATTAA
- a CDS encoding surface-adhesin E family protein gives MKIILLFFLSFGCNLFAQDSEWNYIGTGTDKTKYYFKINSENTAWTKEESKETVYFVKNLKKTIDGYHLSLWKFDCDEKQIGIVQKNTYSKDGKLIDNISLKSYEVEMDYVVPDSIGESLIKSFCEK, from the coding sequence ATGAAAATAATTCTCTTATTTTTTCTTAGTTTTGGATGTAATTTATTCGCTCAAGATAGTGAATGGAACTATATTGGAACTGGAACAGATAAAACTAAATACTACTTTAAAATAAATTCTGAAAATACAGCTTGGACAAAAGAAGAGTCAAAAGAAACAGTTTATTTTGTTAAGAACTTAAAAAAAACTATTGATGGCTATCATTTAAGTTTATGGAAATTCGATTGTGATGAAAAACAAATTGGAATTGTACAAAAAAACACTTATTCTAAAGATGGTAAATTAATAGATAATATTAGTTTAAAAAGTTATGAAGTAGAAATGGATTATGTTGTTCCTGATTCAATTGGAGAAAGTTTGATTAAATCATTTTGTGAAAAATAA
- a CDS encoding IS1182 family transposase has product MQGKKEFTPQLFYDLSLDRLVPLDNYYRIIQRELSFDFLYQVTSKYYGKEGQKSIDPVVFFKILLVGYLNNINSDRALIRYCSNCLDVRLFLGYDLNEDLPWHSTISRTRQLLGEEVFLELFRKVLSLCVKKGMVQGRRQAVDSAFIKANASMDSLVEKEVLEDASAYVNELEENSEYKVTSTRKKLVEQHHNWKKEEFKAMPAARKSVQINEDGEEIRSKFLSNHTHYSPTDPDAKISTKPGKPRQLNYAGQLAVDDKHHVITGACASTAGSKDSVIFAEIMDQTLANFKGNEMQIDQVLADAGYSSGESLGYCETHGIDAYIPNFGQYKPEREGFIFNGELNQYECIQEGGNGAILPFKRVLTDSKGYQKKSYRSSEKSCADCPLRQSCCGKVTKFKKIEESIHKPLYDRMHEKITKNKRYFKQMVKRRSATVEPVLGTLINHHNMKRINSRGMAQANKHVLLAALCYNLKKYLKFTPKKSKLLAQICALPKVQHAIFKTGELDFKIRFLKPLYF; this is encoded by the coding sequence ATGCAAGGCAAAAAAGAATTTACACCCCAATTATTTTACGATTTAAGTTTAGATCGATTGGTACCTTTGGATAATTACTATCGAATAATACAGCGAGAATTATCATTTGATTTTCTTTATCAAGTGACCTCAAAATATTATGGAAAAGAAGGTCAGAAAAGTATTGATCCTGTGGTCTTTTTCAAGATCTTATTGGTGGGTTATCTCAACAACATCAACAGTGATCGGGCATTGATTCGCTACTGTAGCAATTGTTTAGATGTACGTTTATTTTTAGGTTATGACTTGAACGAGGATTTGCCTTGGCACTCAACCATTAGCCGAACACGTCAATTATTAGGAGAAGAAGTTTTTTTAGAATTGTTTCGAAAAGTATTGAGTCTTTGCGTTAAAAAAGGAATGGTTCAAGGTCGTCGTCAAGCGGTTGATAGTGCATTTATCAAGGCCAATGCCAGCATGGATAGTTTAGTTGAAAAAGAAGTGTTAGAAGATGCTTCTGCTTATGTGAACGAATTAGAAGAAAATAGTGAATATAAAGTCACTTCAACACGTAAAAAGTTAGTTGAACAACACCATAATTGGAAAAAAGAAGAATTTAAAGCGATGCCAGCCGCCCGAAAAAGTGTGCAAATCAATGAAGATGGGGAAGAAATTCGGTCAAAATTCTTAAGTAATCACACCCATTATAGTCCAACGGATCCTGATGCTAAAATCTCTACCAAACCAGGAAAACCGAGGCAATTAAATTATGCTGGTCAATTAGCCGTAGATGATAAACACCATGTCATAACGGGCGCTTGTGCCAGTACAGCAGGGAGTAAAGATAGTGTCATTTTCGCTGAAATTATGGATCAAACCTTGGCAAATTTTAAGGGTAATGAGATGCAAATTGATCAAGTATTAGCGGATGCAGGTTACAGTAGTGGTGAAAGTTTAGGTTATTGTGAAACCCACGGAATCGATGCTTATATTCCAAATTTTGGTCAGTACAAACCTGAGCGTGAAGGCTTTATTTTTAATGGGGAATTAAACCAATACGAATGTATCCAAGAAGGAGGAAATGGAGCGATCTTGCCCTTTAAACGCGTTTTAACCGATAGTAAAGGTTACCAAAAGAAAAGTTATCGAAGCAGTGAAAAATCGTGTGCAGACTGCCCTTTAAGACAGTCATGTTGTGGAAAAGTAACAAAGTTCAAAAAAATCGAAGAAAGCATTCACAAGCCCTTATACGATCGGATGCACGAGAAAATAACCAAGAATAAACGGTATTTTAAACAAATGGTCAAAAGACGAAGTGCAACGGTAGAACCCGTTTTAGGTACTTTAATCAACCATCACAATATGAAACGTATCAATAGCCGAGGAATGGCCCAAGCGAACAAACATGTTCTCTTAGCCGCTCTTTGCTATAACCTGAAGAAATACCTGAAATTTACGCCTAAAAAGTCCAAATTACTAGCCCAAATCTGTGCCTTACCAAAGGTACAGCATGCTATTTTTAAAACAGGTGAATTAGACTTTAAAATCCGCTTTTTAAAACCACTTTATTTTTAA